The nucleotide window CCGTCCAGTTCGAGCCGACCATGGCCGAGAAGGAGCGCAACATCGCGCGCCTGCTCGAGCTGTGCGAGGAGGCGGCGGTAGGGGGCGCCAAACTGATCGTCACCCCGGAGATGGGGACCACCGGCTATTGCTGGTACGATCGCGCCGAAGTGGCGCCGTTCGTCGAGCCGATCCCGGGGCCGACCACGGCACGGTTCGCCGCACTGGCGCGCAAGCACGATTGCTACATCGTCGTCGGCCTTCCGGAGGTCGATGGGGACGGCATCTATTACAATTCCGCCGTCCTGATCGGCCCGGACGGATTGATCGGGCGTCACCGCAAGACGCATCCCTATATCTCCGAGCCGAAATGGTCGGCGGCGGGCGATCTGCACAATCAGGTGTTCGACACCCCGATCGGGCGGATCGCGCTGTTGATCTGCATGGATATCCATTTCGTCGAGACCGCGCGGCTGATGGCGCTGGGTGGCGCCGACATCATCTGCCACATCTCCAACTGGCTGGCCGAGCGCACGCCTGCGCCGTATTGGATCAGCCGGGCGTTCGAAAATTCCTGCTACGTGATCGAGAGCAATCGCTGGGGGCTGGAGCGCACCGTGCAGTTCTCCGGCGGAAGCTGCGTGATCGCGCCGGACGGCAGCATCGCCGCGGTGATCGACGGCGGCGACGGCGTGGCGTTCGCCGAGATCGATCTTGAAACCGCGCGGGCGCGGCGGATCGGCGGCGAGGCGGTGTTCCGGCAGCGGCGGCCCGAGCTGTATCCGGAACTGCTGACCGGCACCTTCAGTTGGAATCCGTACGACTTCTTTGGCCTGTACGGCCACGAGGCGTGGCCGAGGGGCAAGCGCTCCAAGCTCAGCGCCGCGCAGTTCGCCCCGAGCGGCGACATCAGCGCCAATCTCGATCGGATCGAGGCGCTGGCCCGGCAGGCGAAGGCGGCCGGCGCCGAGATGGTGGTGTTTCCCGAGCTGAGCGTCACCGGGATCGACGATCCGGCGCGCACAGCCGTCGCTGTGCCGAGCCCGGCGACTGACCGGCTCGCTGCGCTGGCGGGCGAGCTGTCGCTGCATCTTGTCTGCGGCCTCGCCGAGCGCGACGGCGACGTGCTGTACAACAGCGCGGCGCTGATCGCCCCTGACGGTCGTATCACCATCTATCGCAAGACGCATCTGACCGAGGACGAGCGGAGCTGGGCTGCGGCTGGTGACAGCTTCGTCGTGACCGATACGCCGCTCGGCCGCGTCGGCCTGCTGATCGGGCACGACGCGATGTTTCCAGAGGCCGGCCGCGTGCTGGCGCTGCGCGGCTGCGACATCATCGTATGCCCGGCGGCGATCGCGACCCGTTTCAGCACGCCGCACGCCGGGACGAGCGTCTCGCAGCCGGCACCGATCCCGACCGGGGCCGATCCGCATCATTGGCATCACTTCCGCGTCCGCGCCGGCGAGAACAACGTGTTCTTCGCCTTCGCCAACGTGGCCGATGCGGCGCGCGGCTATCTTGGGCTGAGCGGCGTGTTCGGACCGGATACGTTCGAATTTCCGCGCCGCGAGGCACTGATCGAAGGCGGGGAGGGCGTCGCCACCGCAACGATCGACACCTCCAATCTCGACAGCGTGTATCCGACCAACGTGGTGAGGCGGAAGGATCTGGTGGCGATGCGGATGCCGCACAGCTACCGGCCGCTGGTACAGGCCGTTGCCGGCAACTACTAACCGAGGGGAGCGAGCATGGATCTGGGATTGAAGGGCGCCAAGGTACTGGTCACCGGCGGCACCAAAGGCATCGGGCGGGCGATCGCCGAAACCTTCGCGGCGGAAGGCGCGCATGTCGGCCTGTGCGCGCGCAATGCGGCAGAGGTCGACAGCGCGGTAGCGGCGCTGCAGGCGACCGGCGCGTCCGCCTTCGGCGGCGCGGTGGATGTGTCCGATGGGCCGGGGTTGAAGGCATGGGTCGCCGACATGGCGGCCAAGCTCGGCGGCATCGATGTGGTGGTCGCCAATGTCAGCGCGCTGGCGATCGGCTCGGACGAAGAGAGCTGGGCCAAGGGCTTTACCACCGACATGATGGGCACTGTGCGGCTGGTCGATGCAGCGATGCCGTACCTCGAACAGAGTCAGCAGCCGGCGATCGTCACCGTCTCCAGCGTCTCGGGCCGTGAGATCGACTTCGCGGCGGGGCCCTACGGCACCTTCAAGGCGGCGATCATCCACTACACCCAGGGCCTCGCCTATCAGCTCGCCGGCAAGGGAATCCGCGCCAACACCGTCTCGCCCGGCAATACGTATTTCGAGGGCGGGGTGTGGGAGCAGATCAAGAACGGCAACCCCGATCTCTACAACACCGCGCTGGCTCTCAACCCGACCGGCCGGATGGGCACGCCGCAGGAGATGGCGAATGCCGTGGTGTTTCTTGCCAGCCGCGCCGCCAGCTTCATCACCGGCACCAATGTAGTGGTCGATGGCGCGCTCACCCGTGGCGTGCAATTCTGAAGTGCTGCACGTCAAGATAGGCCGGCTTCATTCTGTAGGATGGAATGATGGTATCACCAATTACCTTTGTGGGGTGAGCACGCCCAAATAACCAAGTGCCGCGTGCTGATCAGTTGCGACGCGGCCTTTGGATCAGGCTATACAGCCGCGTTCCGGGTGGTGGGGGCCGCGGTGTCGAGTAGCAGAAGTAACTGCGCGGTCTGTCGATCTGCGACGGAGCTGCTGCGCGCGCGACCGCTTGTCGAGGGCTACGAACTTCGCGACTATCCGTGCCCGCAATGCGGCCGCGTGTTTCAGATCGTCGTCAAGTGCGAGGAAGTTCAGCCGCGGCAACCGCCGCAGCCGGATAAGCCTTGAGCCGGTCGCCGGGGGCGGGCGCGGTGCATTGCACCACGGCCTGATCGACCCGGAGCGTCACCGGATCGCCGACGCTGAGGTCACTCACTCCTGACAGGCGGAGCCGAAGTTTGCGGCCGTCGACCAGCACTGCGCAGGTGCCGCTCGCATTGCGTTCGTCGAGATAGATGCCGGTGACGACAAACGGATCGCTGCGCGCGACGCTGCCGAATGACTCGGCAGGCGTGCCGTCGAACACCACGCGGCCGTGCTCCATCCGCACCAGGCGGTCGGCGAGGCGGAGGATTTCCGAAGGATCGTGGCTGACCAGCAGCGTCGTGGTGGCGAAGCGGCGATGCAGCCGCAGCAGATCGTCCTGCAGCTTGCGTCGCATCGCCGGATCGAGCGCCGACAGCGGCTCGTCGAGCATCAGCAGAGCCGGCCGCCGCGCCAGCACCCGGATCAGCGCCAGCCGCTGCTTCTGGCCACCGGACAGCCGGTCCGGCATGGCGTCGGCGAGGCCATGAAGCTCGACCAGGTGCAGCAGTTCGTCGACCTCGTCGCGACACCGACGTGATCCGATCGCGTAGTCGACGTTGCCTCGCACCGTCATGTTCGGAAACAGCGCGTAGTCCTGAAACACCAGCCCGATCGAGCGCTTCCGCGTCGGCACGTGCAGCCGTGCTGCGGTGTCGCACCAGTGTGTCGCGCCGATGCGGATGCTGCCCTCCGCCGGCCGTGTCAGTCCTGCGGCGGCGCGGAGCAGGGTGGTCTTGCCGGCGCCTGAGGGACCGGTGATCGCCAGCAGCGAGCCGGGCGCGATCGTCAGATCGACGTCGAGCCAGAATGGCCCGGCGGGCCCGCTCAGCGGTGTCCGGATGCGCAGCGCGATGTCGTCGGTCCGATTCTCCATTGCCAGTCCGCCAGTCGATATCGTTATATAGTGAAATATACAACGATTGGCGTCTCTGCTAGCCAAATGCGGCGAGCGGAGCCAAAGGCGAGGGGATTGAAATGGCGTGGGCGGTGAGATCGGCGGTGATGGGCTTGGCTGTGGTGTCGTTTGCGGCGCCGGCCGCCGCGGACGAGACGACGCTGGCCGCGGGCGCCGGCTATCGGCGGCCGATTGCCGAATTGGCGGCAGCCTACGAGAAACAGTCCGGCGACAAGCTGCTGCAGGTGTATGGCCACATGGGGCAGGTGCTGGCGCAGGCGCGCGAGAGCACCCAGATCGCCCTGGTGTGCGGCGACAAGGCGGTGCTGGAGAAGGCCAAGGATCTCGGGTTTGCGCAGATCGCGCCCCTCGGCCTCGGGCGGCTGGTGATCGCCTATCGCAAGGGGCTGGCGCTCGCGAAGCCTGACGACGTGTCGGCGCCCGAGTTCAAGCGAATCGGCATCCCGGATCAGGCCAGCGCCGTCTATGGCAAGGCCGGCCGGCAGTTTCTCGAACGCAGCGGGCTCGCCGCCACGATCGATGCGCGGCTGGTGCCGGTCGCCACCGTGCCGCAGGTGACCAGTTACGTCGCCAGCGGCGAAGTCGATGCCGGCTTCATCAATGCCACCGAGGCGATCGGCGCGGCCGGCAACATCGGCGGCTATGTCGCGGTCGACGGCAAGCTGTACGATCCGGCCGAGATCGTCTGCGGCGTACGTGCGCCGGCCGCGAAGGTGGCCGAGAGCTTTGTGCAATTCCTCGGTACCGAGCAGGCTCGCGCCATCCTGCAGCGCTACGGGCTGTAGGCCGCGATGTTGGCGGCTGCGATCGAAGCGCTGCGCGATCCGGCGCTGATCGCACCCGCTCTGCTGTCGCTCAAGATCGCCGCAGCGACGCTGGTGCTGCACATCGTGTTCGGCACCTTGCTCGGCTGGGCGCTGGCGCAGCGATCCTGGCCGGGTCGCACCGTGCTCGACGCGGTGGTGACGATCCCGCTGGTGTTTCCGCCGATCGCGCTCGGCTTCTTTCTGTTGCTGTTGCTCGGTCGGCGCAGCCCGGTCGGGCAGTGGCTCGACGCCGGCTTCGGCTTCAGCTTCGTGTTCTCGGTCGAAGGCGTTCTGCTGGCCTCGGTGATCGCCGGCCTGCCGCTGGTTGTGAAGCCGATCGAAGCGGCGATCGCCAGCGTGTCCCGAAGCCTGGGCGAGGCGTCACGGACGCTCGGCCGCAATGAGTTCGAGACCTTCCTGTTCGTGATTCTGCCGAACATCCGCGGCGCGATCGTCGCCGGCCTGGTGCTCGGGACAGCGCGGTCGCTCGGCGAGGTCGGCATCACCTTGATGCTCGGGGGCAACATCGTCGGCAAGACCAACACGATCTCGCTCGAGGTCTACAACGCCGTGTTCAATGGCGAATACGGCCGTGCCGCGGTGCTGTCGGCGCTGCTCGGTGCAGTGTCCCTCGTTGTGTTCGGGGTGCTGCGGCGAGCGTCGCGAGCGATTCCCGCTTAGATCGCGCCGCGATCGCGGCCGTCGCTCGGGGCGAGTTTCGCGCTCAGCTTCTCCAGCGAATCCGCCGATGGTGGCGCCTTCTGAAACTCCCGAATCGCTTCGGCGAGTTCCTGGTCGGTCATCGGCGTTGCCGGCTGTCGCAGGCTGCCGGCCGCAAGACCGTTGGCGATCCAGTCGAGGTGTTCGTCCGGTCCGTCGAAGAACTGGCGGATGCGGGCGAGAAACGCTCTGTAGGGCACGGGGCCTCCGATGGTCGAACCTGCGCCAGATCGCTTCTGTGCGCTTCAGACGTTGCCTCGGTTCCTGAAGAGGAACGAGTCTCGGCACTCTAGGCGCCTCGCATCGAGTGGTTTGTGTCTTTTGATACAGAGGATGACGCAGCGTCCGGGAGGCAGCCAGACCGGATTCGCCGGCCTGGCACGGAGCGGACGAATCGACAGCATGAGGTCGCCGCGCGAAAAGGCATCAGGCCGCCTCTCGGGGCAAAGCCGGCGAGGCGAAATTTCGTGAAATATATCAGGGGCTTGGGGTGGCGGAGACGGAGGGATTCGAACCCTCGATAGGGCTTTACAACCCTATAACGGTTTAGCAAACCGCCGCCTTCAGCCACTCGGCCACGTCTCCGGTGCGCTCGATATGCCCGACAGCGCCGCGGCCCGCAAGCAGGATTGCGCGGATTGCAGCCGCGACCTTTGGGCCTGTGCACGGTGATCGCCGCAACACCGGGCGGGAGCCGGCAGAGGACGGGTTCCGAGGCCCACTCTGCAACTCGGATTCGCGCGAAGCGAGGAAACGATTCTCAGGAATCGGCCCGCAGCACGCAGGCAATCGCCATGGTTTACCCCAGTCATCCACGCTCGGGACCTTGTTGCGATGCGGCATCGGTCACGGGTTGCGGTTTTGGAAATTCTGGAAAATCAATAGCTTATTAGGCGACAGGGAGAGGTCTGAGTGTTATTTGTGCAACACCCCTACGAAAACGGGACGCAGAGCATGGCTCCCTTGTTGCGTGTGCATCACTGTTAGGTAATTGTCGTGATGCGACGGAGGGGGGCATCCCGAGGTCGCCCCGTAATAGGTGGTTCGCTTAAGTCCCTCGCGTTCAGCGGGTGTCCGAAGGCGCGAAGCGGCTAGGCGGGTTTCTGGGATTAAGGGGCCAAGGCGGGTGCGTGCACTTTGCGGATCGGAACCTTCCCGACAGAGCAACTTGGAGGTTTACATGAACATCGTTAAGGGCCTTTTCCTCGGCTCAGCGGCGGCGCTCCTCGCCGTTGGCGGCGCGCAGGCCGCTGATCTGCCGTTGAAGGCGAAAGCCGTCGAATACGTGAAGGTCTGCTCGATCTACGGCGCCGGCTTCTACTACATCCCGGGCACCGACACCTGCATCAAGCTCGGCGGCTATCTGCGCGCCGACGTGACCATCGGTGGCGGTTCGGCCTACAACATGCCGGCCTGGAACAGCAACGCCGGCCAGAAGAACCGCCTGTCGAACGACTACATCTTCCGGTCTCGCCAGGATCTGAACATCGACACCCGCACCGCGACCGAATACGGCGTGGTCCGCACCTACTTCGATGCGACCTTCAACTGGACCACCGGCACCGACACGGTCGCCAACGGTCATCTTGGCGTGTACTACGCCTTCGTGCAGTTCGCCGGCTTTACCTTCGGTAAGGCGGTGTCGCAGTTCGATACGCCGTGGACCGGCTATCCGGGCAACAACACCTCGTTCCTGCTCGGCGGCTACGACGACGTCACCGGCATCAACCAGGTGGCCTACACTGCGGAATTCGGCAACGGCGTGTCGGCCTCGATCTCGCTGGAAGATCAGTCGTCCTACCTGCAGTCGGCGCTGTACAACACCTCGTTCGCTCCGAACTTCCTGGCCTACGGCGCCAACTCCTACGCCGGCACCTCGATCCCCGACATCGTCGGCAAGATCCGCGTCGATCAGGCCTGGGGTCTGTTCCAGGTTTCGGCCGCCGCGCATCAGGTTCGCGCCAGCTACTACAACACCGCGCTCGAGACCTCCGGTCATCCGAGCGACACCTGGGGCTATGCGGTCCAGGGCGCTTTGTCGCTCAAGAACCTGCCGACCGGCCCCGGCGACAGCATCAACATCACGGCGACCTACTCGAACGGCGCGACCCGTTACGTGCTGGGCGGCGTGAGCCCGAACTCGTTCGCGATCTACGGCAACAACTCGGTTCCGGGCACCTATCAGAGCGTCGCCTTCGGCGTTGCGGCTGACGGCGTGTTCGCCGGCACCAACAACCTGAACGGCACCGGCATCGAGAAGACCTCTGCGTGGGGCGTCCGTGGTGCGTTCAACCACAACTGGAACCCGAACTGGTCGACCTCGCTGTTCGGCGCCTACACCAAGCTCGACTACAACGGCACTGCGACCGCTCTGATCTGCACCGGTCTCGGCGCCAATGTGGCCGGCTTCAACTGCAACCCGGACTTCGCGATCGCGCAGGTCGGTACCGTCACCCGCTGGACTCCGGTCAAGGGTCTGACCCTGTCGGGCGAAGTGATGTACACCTATCTCGATCAGGCGTCCTCGGGCATCCTGCCGCTGACCGCCGCCGGAACCAAGCCGGCCGCGTTCTACGAGTTCAAGGACCAGGGCGTCTGGAGCGGCAACCTCCGCGTTCAGCGCAACTTCTGATCCTCGCTTCGTAAGCGAGTATCTGATCAACCCCGGCGGGCAACCGCCGGGGTTTTTCGTTGTGGCGGGTCTGACCGCAGGTGTCGGATCGGATGCAGAAGCCGTTGATTCTGTGGCCGGCATCTGCACTCAGCCTGTCGGATCAGGACGCTGCGCCAAAAGTGGCAGGTCTGCTTCAATCAGTCGATGAAGCTCCGGTGCAGTCCGGGACGGGTGAAATACGATTGGCCCCGCAAGGCGCCTGCTCGGATCGCGCGGCTGCTTCCGGGGTGTCGATCATGGCTGGCCGGAAAGGTGCGTCGTTCTATTCGCGACCGGCGCCGCGGCGCAGGTCGGCTTCGATCTGCAGCCGGTGTCCGCCGCCGAAACGTGCACGATACACCTGCAGATTTTCCATGATGCGCTGCACGTAGTTGCGGGTTTCCGAAAACGGGATCAGTTCGACCCAGTCGACGGCGTCGACTTTCGGATCGCGCGGGTCGCCGTAGCGCTCGACCCATTTGCGCACACTGCCGCGGCCGGCGTTGTAGCCGGCGAAGGTCATGATGTAGGAGCCACGATAGTCTTCGATCAGGCCGCCGAGCTCGGCGGCGCCGACCGCCGCGTTGTACACCGAATCGGATTTGAGCCGCTGGAGGTCGAAGCTGCAGCCGTGGCGGCGGCAGACGTATTTGCCGGCGTCGGGCGTCACCTGCATCAGGCCATAGGCGTTGGCCGGAGAAACGACTGCCGGGTTGAAGCCGCTCTCCTGGCGGGCGATCGCATAGACGATCGCGCGTTCGACCTCGGGGCCGACCGACCTGAATTGCGGGATGCCGATCACCGGATATGCGTAATGCTCGAACGGCAGGCCACGATTGAGCGCCGCCTTGCCGACGAGCAGCATCGCGCGAGCATCGTTGTGACGCGCCGCGGTTTCGCTGAGGCCGATCAGGGCGTCGACGTCGCCATTCTCGCCGACGTCGGCGTAGATCGGAATCGCCATGTCGCCTTCGTCGATCGCGTACAGCAGGTTCACCGCGCGGACGACTTCGAGCCGATCGGCGTTGCGGCCGTGGCCGGACGGTGGGCCATTGAGGTCCAGTTGAGGCAGACCGAGCTTGGCGCGCGACAACTGGCCATAATAACTGGTCGAGTGCGCCGCCGATGCGGAATAGGCGGCACGTGCTTCCTGAATGCGGCCGGCGGCCTCCGCGGCGCGCCCCTGCCAATAGCCGGCGCGTGCCAGTGATGTCGGATTGGTGGTTTCGCGGCCCAGCCGGGCGAAGTGCCGCGTCGCGGTGGCTGGATCGCTCAGAAACCGCAGCGCGATCCATCCGGCGGTGAATTCATGCTCGGTCTGATAGACGCTTCTGGTCGGTATGGCCGCATCGCGCGCGACCAGATAGGCCAGACGATAGTCGCCGATGTCGATCAGCTTGCGCGCCACCAGGCGGCGCTCGATCCACCATTCGTCGAGATTGTGCAGCCGGTTCGGGTCGCGCGGCACGGTCAGCATCAGGCGGCCGGCTTCGACGATCTTGTCGTCCCGCCGCAGCACGCGAATCTTGCTGAACAGATAGCCGGGATCGTGATGAAGTTCGGCCGGGACGGCCGCAAGCAGGGCCTTTGCGTTCGACTCCTTCTTCTCGACCGCAATCCGGGCCCGGGCGAGGGCGAGCTGTGCATTGCCGAGTCGCCTTGCGGCGCGCAGCGCTGGTCCGAGATCGTTGCCGTAGAGAAATGCGTCCATCCGCGCCTTGTGGTCGCTCGGCGTGATCAGGGGGCCGAACAGCTCCATCGCGGTGGTTTCGTTCGCCTCGGACATGGTGTCGTTGCGCCAGGCGTCTCGGACCAGTTGCTCGGCCGCGCGGCGGTCGCCGCGCGCCAGCAGCGCACGCGCCAGTGCCAGCTTGCCTTTGCCGATCGAAGGCTGTGCGTCGTTGAAGAAAGCCAGCACGGCCGCGTCGTCGCGCCGGTCGTCCCACAGCGCCGCCTCCGCGCGTCGGCGGAAGAAACTCTGCGACGGCCAACTCGGATTCGCCCGAATGAACGCAGAATAGCGCTCCACACTGACGCCGTTGTTCTCGCTCCGCAGGATCACCCATTCTGCGAGTTTGCGGGCGACGGGATCGGATATCGAGTTCGCGACGTCGGTGGCGTCACCGGGCTTACGCTGGCGAATCAGCTCGACGACCTTTTGCAGCGCGCCGGCATCGGCAGACGAGGTCGCCGTCGTCGCGGCGACGGCCGAGCGATTGGCCGGCTTGTGCAGGGTCGCCGCCGGTGGACGTTGTCGCATCGGTTCGACTGCGTCGGCCGGGCTGGTGACGGCGAGCTTGGTCGACGGTCGCGGGTCGGGCTTCGGCAGCGACTGGGCGGCCACGGGTTTGGGCGCAGTGCTGCCCACCGCCGGCCTCGGTTTCGGCAGAGGCACCTTGTTGGAAGCTGCGAACGCCGCATCGGTGATCCCGGCAACACCAATGCAGAGCGCCAAGGTCGCGGCCGAGGTCAGTAGCGCGGCCGCGAACGGGGGGAGGCGTGTGGGGGATGGATGCAAAGCGCAGTGGCCTCCCTATGGGGGCGATTCGGCAAGTCTGTCAGCATCGGCCGACGGAGTGAAGGCATTCCGCGGAGGCCCCGTGGAATTGCCGAATTTTGTTTGCAGCGATTTAGGGGCAAAAACACGACGCCGCGGTCACGCCGAGGTGAGTCCGATCGCCGCAGGGGGCGGATCGTGGGCGGGAGCCGCGACCGTGTTCGGAAACAGAAACGGCGCCGGTGTCGGCGCCGTTTGGAGATCGATCAACGAGGGATTACGGGCAGGGGTGCCGCCGCCCGTCATAACCGAGATAGGTGCCGGAGGCCGGGTCGTAGGATTTGAAGCGCTTGCGGCAATACGCTTCGGTGCGACGATCGGCGGGCACGACGGTCACGGTCGGCTCGTCGTCATCGTAGTAGTAGTACGGATCGCCGTAATAGCCGTAATAGTAGGGCGATCCGATCACGCCGATTCCGACGCCGGACCAGTATCCGCCGCCCCGCCAGGGCCGGCCATGCCAGCCACCGCCGTGCCAGTGCCGGCCACCACCGTGCCAATGCCGGCCGCCACCTTGCCAGTTGCCACCACCGACCCTCGGACCGACGGGGGCACCGCCGGCGATCGCGCGTCCGGCCAAATCACCGCGGCTGATACCTCCCCCTCCGAACATCGGGCCGCCGCCGCGTGGCCCGCCTCCTGAGAACGCAGGACCGCCGCCGCGCGGGCCGCCGCCGCCGAACGCGGGGCCGCCGCCGACAGCAGGGCCACCGCCGCCGCCGCCCCCTCCAACGGCCGGACCGCCGCCACCGCCGCCGGCCACCGCCGGTCCTTGCGCCAGACTCGGCGCGATGCTCAGGGGAAGGGCGACGACAAAAGCCGCCACGGCAGTCAAGGTCTTAAAATTCATCATTTTTCGGCTCCATCGACGGGAATTGCCCGGAACACCCGCTCTCGCTCTCAACCCGGTCGGATCGCGGTCGTTCCGGTCACTCGCCGCCGTCGAGCAAAGCTGATCAGATCCCGCTGTATAGAGGCTGAATGAATTGCGGTGATTTTGCGGAGCCTGCTCCGGCTTGTTCGCAGGCATTCGCAACGGCTGCTGGACAATCGGTTCGGCGGGTGGCATCAGGGAAACTGCTGTCGCCGAGGGATGGGCCGAGATGAAACTGTTTTTGCTGCGGATTTTTACCTGGTGGAACGGCTTCACGTTCGGCACCCAGCTCTGGACCTGGCGGTTCGGCGAGCTGGTCGGTACCGATGACCAGGGCAACCGCTACTTCCGCACCAAAGGCGGCAAGATCGACCCCACCCTCGGCTTCGAGCGGCGCTGGGTGCTGTACAACGGCTATGCCGAGCCGAGCCGCGTGCCGCCGGAATGGCACGGCTGGCTGCACAACGTCGTCGACGTGCCGCCGACCGAAGAGAGCTACACGCCGCGCGAGTGGATGCAGCCGCACCAGCCGAACCTGACCGGCACGCCGCTGGCGCACCGGCCGACCGGCTCGACGCTGTCGATCGGCCGCCGGCCGAAGGCGACCGGCGACTATCAGCCCTGGACTCCGGGCGCCTGAAATTTGTCTCGCTGTCGCGGCCGATCAGCCCGCCGGCAGCCTCTCTCGTGACAGCCGATCCGACGCACGCTTGACAGCATCGACACGGCGCTGACGCGCCCCCTGCATCCGCTGCTTTAACATCGCCACCACCTCTTGCGGCGCGGTGTCCGGCGAACCGGCGTTGAACGGCGGCGCCGGATTGTACTCCAGCATTAATTGAATCGCCTGCGCGGTCGGGCGGTCGGCCAGCAGCTCCGCCAGGGTCAGCGCAAAGTCGATTCCAGCAGTCACCCCGCCGCCGCTGATGCGGTTGCGGTCGATGCAGACGCGCGACCGCTCCGGAATCGCACCGAACGCCTTCAGATCCTCCAGCGCCGACCAGTGCGTCGTGGCGCGGTAGCCGCGCAGCAGGCCTGCCGCGCCGAGCACCAGCGCGCCGGTGCAGACGGAGGTGAGATAGCGCGCCTGTTCCGCCTGACGGCGCAGGAAGGCGAGGGTGTCCTCGTCGTTGACCAGATCGTCGGTGCCGGCGCCGCCGGGTACGCAGATCACATCGAGCTGCGGACAGCCCGCGAAGTCGATGGTCGGCGGCAGCATCAGCGCGGTGTCGCTGGTGACCGGGGCCATCATCTTGGCCACCAGATACACTTTCGCGTTCGGCAACCTCGAGAACACCTGCAGCGGCCCGGTGAGGTCGAGCTGCGTCAGGTTCGGAAACAGCAGCAGTCCGATGGTCGTGGTGGTCATGTTGGTCTCCGTGAAACGGCCTGGCGCGCGTCAGCGCTTGACGGAGCCAATCTGGCATGCTCGGCTGTTGACCGAAATGGTATATTTCCCTCGTTTTCAGACAAACCCTCAGCGAGGCGCTTCATGATCGGCGTGCTGATCTATCCGGATTTCCAACTGCTCGATGCCGCAGGGCCAATCGCGGCGTTCGAGATCGCTGCACGCTACGCGAAGCTGGCGCCTGCCATCAGAGTGATGGCGGCAGAGGCCGGAGCGGTGCGTAGTTCATCAGGCGTCGAGCTGCTGGCGCGTGGCCTGCGCCACGATCGGACGATGCGGACGCTGATCGTCGCCGGCGGTGAAGGGGTTCGCGCGGCGGCGCGGTGTCCACGGCTGCAAGCCTTCCTGAAGGCCGCCGCGAAGCGCGGCTGCCGCATTGCCAGCGTCTGCTCCGGCGCCTATGTGCTGGCCGAAGCCGGACTGCTCGATGGCCGGCGCGCCACCACGCATTGGGGGCGCAGCCGCGACTTCCGGATGCGCTATCCGCAGGTTCGGCTGGAGCCGGACCGGATCTTCGTGCGCGACGGCGAGGTGTGGACCTCGGCCGGCATCAGCGCCGGCATCGATCTGGCATTGGCGATCGTCGCCGAGGACTATTCCGACGCGATCGCGCGCGATGTCGCGCGGCAGTTGGTGGTGGCGCAGCGCCGCGCCGGCGGTCAGTCGCAGTTCTCGTCGCTGGTCGAGCTGCAGGCGCCGTCCGGGCGGTTCGCCGGACTGCTGTCGTGGATGCGCGAACATCTGGACACGCCGCTCACGGTCGAGCAATTGGCCGAGCAGGCGGGGATGAGCACGCGGCATTTCGCCCGCGCGTTTCGGGATG belongs to Rhodopseudomonas palustris and includes:
- a CDS encoding lytic transglycosylase domain-containing protein; amino-acid sequence: MHPSPTRLPPFAAALLTSAATLALCIGVAGITDAAFAASNKVPLPKPRPAVGSTAPKPVAAQSLPKPDPRPSTKLAVTSPADAVEPMRQRPPAATLHKPANRSAVAATTATSSADAGALQKVVELIRQRKPGDATDVANSISDPVARKLAEWVILRSENNGVSVERYSAFIRANPSWPSQSFFRRRAEAALWDDRRDDAAVLAFFNDAQPSIGKGKLALARALLARGDRRAAEQLVRDAWRNDTMSEANETTAMELFGPLITPSDHKARMDAFLYGNDLGPALRAARRLGNAQLALARARIAVEKKESNAKALLAAVPAELHHDPGYLFSKIRVLRRDDKIVEAGRLMLTVPRDPNRLHNLDEWWIERRLVARKLIDIGDYRLAYLVARDAAIPTRSVYQTEHEFTAGWIALRFLSDPATATRHFARLGRETTNPTSLARAGYWQGRAAEAAGRIQEARAAYSASAAHSTSYYGQLSRAKLGLPQLDLNGPPSGHGRNADRLEVVRAVNLLYAIDEGDMAIPIYADVGENGDVDALIGLSETAARHNDARAMLLVGKAALNRGLPFEHYAYPVIGIPQFRSVGPEVERAIVYAIARQESGFNPAVVSPANAYGLMQVTPDAGKYVCRRHGCSFDLQRLKSDSVYNAAVGAAELGGLIEDYRGSYIMTFAGYNAGRGSVRKWVERYGDPRDPKVDAVDWVELIPFSETRNYVQRIMENLQVYRARFGGGHRLQIEADLRRGAGRE
- a CDS encoding BA14K family protein; this translates as MMNFKTLTAVAAFVVALPLSIAPSLAQGPAVAGGGGGGPAVGGGGGGGGPAVGGGPAFGGGGPRGGGPAFSGGGPRGGGPMFGGGGISRGDLAGRAIAGGAPVGPRVGGGNWQGGGRHWHGGGRHWHGGGWHGRPWRGGGYWSGVGIGVIGSPYYYGYYGDPYYYYDDDEPTVTVVPADRRTEAYCRKRFKSYDPASGTYLGYDGRRHPCP
- a CDS encoding NADH:ubiquinone oxidoreductase subunit NDUFA12 codes for the protein MKLFLLRIFTWWNGFTFGTQLWTWRFGELVGTDDQGNRYFRTKGGKIDPTLGFERRWVLYNGYAEPSRVPPEWHGWLHNVVDVPPTEESYTPREWMQPHQPNLTGTPLAHRPTGSTLSIGRRPKATGDYQPWTPGA
- a CDS encoding DJ-1/PfpI family protein, which encodes MTTTTIGLLLFPNLTQLDLTGPLQVFSRLPNAKVYLVAKMMAPVTSDTALMLPPTIDFAGCPQLDVICVPGGAGTDDLVNDEDTLAFLRRQAEQARYLTSVCTGALVLGAAGLLRGYRATTHWSALEDLKAFGAIPERSRVCIDRNRISGGGVTAGIDFALTLAELLADRPTAQAIQLMLEYNPAPPFNAGSPDTAPQEVVAMLKQRMQGARQRRVDAVKRASDRLSRERLPAG
- a CDS encoding GlxA family transcriptional regulator, which produces MIGVLIYPDFQLLDAAGPIAAFEIAARYAKLAPAIRVMAAEAGAVRSSSGVELLARGLRHDRTMRTLIVAGGEGVRAAARCPRLQAFLKAAAKRGCRIASVCSGAYVLAEAGLLDGRRATTHWGRSRDFRMRYPQVRLEPDRIFVRDGEVWTSAGISAGIDLALAIVAEDYSDAIARDVARQLVVAQRRAGGQSQFSSLVELQAPSGRFAGLLSWMREHLDTPLTVEQLAEQAGMSTRHFARAFRDETGTTPSKAVERLRLEVARSRVQASGEAIELVAQATGFGDPERMRRAFIRAFGHPPQALRRAAKAA